The following proteins come from a genomic window of Lolium rigidum isolate FL_2022 chromosome 5, APGP_CSIRO_Lrig_0.1, whole genome shotgun sequence:
- the LOC124651951 gene encoding uncharacterized protein LOC124651951: protein MTRKTGKKRGGSKPKPKPQTETPLSSNSVPPPPPEEAAIDVLTLDVLPNIIRRLSLADLLRAALACHRWRRAAARCLPSAPPLLGYFFHPAKTGNKLAYYEPVFAPLHASSPRLSLDFAPDVSRYKLFDCHQGLLLLQPAASVPKVSHPRLLVLDPATHRRALLPPPPRDTVPDDHRWRSSRYYVGSALLSRAHPTSSKLSFEAVCFAIDGGHPRVWVASFDNDKCRWRALPLDKKVVVDFDPYWFERRCVHAAGKMYWHICNSRRVIALHPATLQFTYLLAPDSLPDGCKFRIGETPDGRLCIATVEDQMMQLWVRGETRSSDNGWVLEREMNLRKVYDTVPGLPRDMESRVKSIYLTDIDAGNKTKLFIQMLGYGRYSFDPETGKLERLATRSGKEYGDPICAYFLAWPPAFLAQA, encoded by the coding sequence atgACGCGGAAGACGGGGAAGAAGAGAGGCGGAAGCAAGCCCAAGCCCAAGCCCCAAACCGAAACTCCACTTTCCTCCAACTCTGTTCCGCCCCCACCGCCGGAGGAGGCAGCGATCGATGTCCTCACCCTGGATGTCCTCCCCAACATCATCCGCCGCCTCTCCCTCGCCGACCTCCTCCGCGCGGCCCTCGCCTGCCACCgctggcgccgcgccgccgcacgctgcCTGCCCAGCGCCCCTCCCCTCCTGGGCTACTTCTTCCACCCCGCCAAAACCGGCAACAAGCTAGCCTACTACGAGCCCGTATTCGCTCCCCTCCACGCCTCCTCGCCGCGCCTCTCCCTCGACTTCGCCCCGGACGTCTCCCGCTACAAGCTCTTCGACTGCCAccaaggcctcctcctcctccagccggccgCATCGGTCCCCAAGGTCAGCCACccccgcctcctcgtcctcgacccgGCCACCCACCGCCGCgctctcctcccgccgccgccgcgggacaCGGTGCCCGACGACCACCGATGGCGCAGCTCCAGGTACTACGTCGGCTCCGCGCTTCTCTCCCGCGCGCACCCGACTTCGAGCAAGCTCTCCTTCGAGGCCGTCTGCTTCGCCATCGACGGCGGCCACCCGCGCGTCTGGGTCGCGTCCTTCGACAACGACAAGTGCCGCTGGCGCGCGCTCCCGCTAGACAAAAAGGTCGTGGTCGATTTCGACCCCTACTGGTTCGAGCGCCGCTGCGTGCACGCTGCCGGCAAGATGTACTGGCACATCTGCAACTCCCGCCGCGTCATCGCGCTCCACCCCGCCACGCTGCAGTTCACCTACCTGCTGGCACCGGATAGCCTGCCGGATGGCTGCAAGTTCCGCATCGGGGAGACGCCTGACGGGCGGCTGTGCATTGCGACCGTGGAGGATCAGATGATGCAGCTATGGGTGCGTGGGGAGACCAGGAGCAGCGACAACGGCTGGGTTCTGGAGAGGGAGATGAATCTTCGCAAGGTGTACGACACTGTGCCCGGCCTGCCCAGGGACATGGAAAGCAGGGTAAAGAGCATCTATCTCACCGACATCGACGCGGGGAACAAAACGAAGCTGTTCATCCAGATGCTGGGATACGGCCGCTACTCCTTCGATCCGGAGACCGGCAAGCTGGAGCGCCTGGCCACGAGAAGCGGCAAGGAGTACGGGGACCCCATCTGCGCCTACTTCCTCGCATGGCCGCCTGCCTTCCTTGCTCAAGCGTAA